A single Drosophila miranda strain MSH22 chromosome XR, D.miranda_PacBio2.1, whole genome shotgun sequence DNA region contains:
- the LOC117186769 gene encoding protein scalloped isoform X8, translated as MFINKYKMEEASENSSSSGRNELIARYIKLRTGKTRTRKQVSSHIQVLARRKLREIQAKIKVEPNGVSLHLINGKDQTLQAMSTMTSSQIVSAQAANNLALAASALSVGMHHAKHHPHPAHQHQMGVAAAAAVAAAAAAAAAVVCQPTLGAAAGPCSTSVSKPPLNSSSSQRQCAHSHHNHSHHNLTHLPHSHMHPHHHQNAAAVAAVYHFQQHQKHQQQSGPSEPVVAAVSPILDVSITSQGMTPTQSQPLHHPPLYPGQFWQPGLQPSTSQDFYDYSIKPFAQPPYPAGKPSTAVSGDIEAGIPSAQLPWEGRAIATHKFRLLEFTAFMEIQRDDMLTLQYNRHLFVQLGGKPSFSDPLLETVDIRQIFDKFPEKSGGLKDLYEKGPQNAFYLVKCWADLNTDITTGSESGDFYGVTSQYESNENIVLVCSTIVCSFGKQVVEKVESEYSRLENNRYVYRIQRSPMCEYMINFIQKLKNLPERYMMNSVLENFTILQVMRARETQETLLCIAYVFEVAAQNSGTTHHIYRLIKE; from the exons gtcGCAACGAGCTTATTGCAAGGTACATTAAACTGCGTACTGGCAAGACGAGAACCCGCAAACAAGTTAGCTCGCACATCCAAGTGCTCGCCAGGCGGAAACTACGGGAAATTCAAGCGAAAATCAAAGTC GAACCCAATGGTGTGTCCCTGCATTTAATAAATGGCAAAGATCAGACTCTGCAAGCCATGAGCACGATGACTAGTTCACAAATCGTATCTGCCCAAGCAGCCAATAATCTGGCACTGGCTGCTTCAGCGCTGTCCGTGGGTATGCACCACGCGAAGCATCACCCACATCCTGCTCACCAACACCAGATGGGTGTAGCtgccgcagcagcagtagctgctgcagcagcagcagcagctgcagtaGTGTGTCAGCCGACATtaggtgctgctgctgggcccTGTTCTACGTCAGTCTCAAAGCCGCCGCTAAATTCGTCGTCCTCACAGCGACAATGTGCCCACTCTCACCACAACCATTCCCATCACAATCTGACACACCTCCCGCATAGTCATATGCATCCCCATCATCACCAGAATGCGGCGGCCGTTGCAGCAGTGTACCACTTCCAACAGCACCAAAAACACCAGCAGCAAAGTGGGCCAAGCGAGCCTGTCGTAGCCGCAGTATCACCGATTCTTGATGTCTCAATCACGAGTCAGGGCATGACACCAACACAGTCCCAGCCATTACACCATCCGCCGTTGTATCCGGGC CAATTTTGGCAGCCTGGACTGCAGCCCAGCACCTCGCAAGA TTTCTATGATTACAGCATCAAGCCGTTCGCACAGCCACCATATCCTGCGGGTAAACCATCAACGGCCGTGTCCGGGGATATCGAAGCTGGTATTCCGTCCGCACAATTGCCATGGGAGGGGCGCGCTATTGCTACGCACAAATTCCGCTTACTAGAGTTCACTGCGTTCATGGAAATCCAAAGAGATGACATG TTAACCTTGCAGTATAACCGCCACCTTTTTGTGCAACTCGGCGGCAAGCCATCATTCTCCGATCCGCTACTTGAG ACAGTTGATATCCGACAAATATTTGACAAATTTCCGGAAAAGTCTGGCGGGCTGAAAGATCTCTAtgaaaagggtccgcaaaatgCATTTTACCTGGTAAAGTGCTGGGCTGACTTAAATACCGATATTACGACAGGCAGCGAATCGGGTGATTTTTATGGGGTAACGAGCCA ATATGAAAGCAATGAGAACATCGTGCTGGTATGTTCGACGATTGTGTGCTCATTCGGCAAGCAAGTGGTGGAGAAAGTAGAGAGCGAGTACTCACGCCTGGAAAATAATCGCTACGTCTACCGCATCCAGCGTTCACCTATGTGCGAGTACATGATTAATTTCATACAGAAACTGAAAAATTTACCCGAACGTTACATGATGAACAGCGTGCTAGAGAACtttacaatattacaa GTAATGCGAGCGCGAGAGACGCAAGAGACTCTTCTATGCATAGCGTATGTTTTTGAAGTGGCAGCGCAGAATAGCGGCACCACGCACCACATTTACCGTCTTATAAAGGAATAG
- the LOC117186304 gene encoding E3 ubiquitin-protein ligase RNF185-like, which produces MEMPQLAAILEQPNSTYSGSSNVNSTDTVTEHLNNEIHNEHITTQLRQFGRPTLAVSEEEGAASSTSYSFTGSSLAGGNIADLNKSDDSGIAQSVPTDSEPGLSADKKDTTGNSSNDKEHSDESLYECNICLDTAKDAVVSMCGHLFCWPCLHQWLLTRPSRKLCPVCKAAVDKDKVIPLYGRNSTRQEDPRNKVPPRPAGHRTEPEPVPGFPGFGFGDGFHMSFGIGAFPFGFITSSLNFGEPRPPAANRGTTQYEDEQTLSKLFLYLAFLCIGWLLFA; this is translated from the exons ATGGAAATGCCGCAACTGGCTGCAATACTGGAGCAGCCCAACTCAACATATAGTGGAAGCAGCAACGTCAACAGTACTGACACAGTCACAGAGCACCTGAACAATGAAATACATAATGAACATATTACAACTCAATTGCGACAGTTTGGAAGGCCCACGTTGGCAGTTTCGGAGGAAGAAGGGGCTGCTTCCAGTACATCGTACTCATTTACGGGGAGTTCTCTTGCTGGTGGAAACATTGCTGATTTGAATAAATCTGACGATTCTGGGATTGCACAGTCAGTACCGACTGACTCTGAGCCAGGCTTAAGTGCTGATAAAAAGGACACAACTGGCAATAGCTCTAACGATAAGGAACATAGTGATGAATCACTTTATGAGTGTAACATATGCTTGGACACAGCAAAAGATGCCGTGGTTAGCATGTGCGGACATTTGTTCTGCTGGCCCTGCTTACACCAGTGGCTATTGACGCGTCCCAGTCGTAAACTCTGCCCCGTATGCAAGGCTGCAGTTGACAAAGACAAAGTCATACCACTTTATGGTCGAAATAGCACGCGGCAAGAGGATCCTCG CAATAAAGTTCCCCCACGACCCGCTGGCCACCGCACCGAGCCAGAACCGGTGCCTGGTTTCCCTGGCTTTGGATTTGGTGATGGCTTTCATATGTCGTTTGGCATTGGCGCTTTTCCTTTTGGTTTTATTACATCTTCACTTAATTTTGGTGAACCGCGTCCGCCTG CTGCCAATCGCGGCACCACGCAATACGAAGACGAACAGACACTTTCCAAGCTGTTTCTTTATTTGGCTTTTCTGTGCATCGGATGGTTACTCtttgcataa